A genomic window from Silene latifolia isolate original U9 population chromosome 11, ASM4854445v1, whole genome shotgun sequence includes:
- the LOC141611301 gene encoding cytokinin riboside 5'-monophosphate phosphoribohydrolase LOG5-like, which produces MILEDQTQSQDKLKTTMGEHDQQIVPKLSSRFKKVCVFCGSSTGNRDSYRLAAIELGQELVARRLDLVYGGGSIGLMGFVSQTVQDGGRNVTGVIPVALMDKEITGEPVGEVKAVADMHQRKAEMARHSDCFIALPGGYGTLEELLEVITWAQLGIHDKPVGLLNVDGYYNFLLTFIDKAVDDGFIQPSERHIFVSAPSAKELVQKLEEYQPVRGVLSKSMWEVEQPQPLQAVGFNTTPPLQAEVAL; this is translated from the exons ATGATTCTTGAGGATCAAACACAATCCCAAGATAAATTAAAAACAACTATGGGGGAACATGATCAACAAATTGTACCTAAACTTTCTTCTAGATTTAAAAAAGTTTGTGTTTTTTGTGGTAGTAGTACTGGTAACAGAGATTCTTACAGACTTGCTGCTATTGAATTGGGTCAAGAATTG GTTGCAAGAAGATTGGATCTTGTTTATGGAGGTGGGAGCATTGGTCTGATGGGTTTTGTTTCACAGACTGTTCAGGATGGAGGTCGCAATGTTACTgg GGTCATACCCGTAGCTCTGATGGACAAAGAG ATAACCGGGGAACCAGTTGGAGAAGTGAAGGCAGTTGCTGATATGCACCAAAGGAAAGCTGAAATGGCCCGCCACTCTGATTGTTTTATTGCTCTTCCAG GTGGGTATGGGACACTGGAAGAATTATTAGAAGTCATAACTTGGGCTCAGCTTGGCATACATGACAAACCT GTGGGATTACTGAATGTTGATGGGTACTACAACTTCTTGTTAACATTCATTGATAAAGCAGTAGATGATGGATTCATCCAGCCTTCTGAACGCCACATTTTTGTTTCTGCACCTTCTGCTAAAGAACTTGTTCAGAAGCTTGAG GAGTATCAACCGGTTCGCGGAGTCTTATCCAAGTCTATGTGGGAAGTGGAGCAACCTCAACCACTTCAAGCTGTGGGTTTCAACACCACCCCGCCTTTGCAGGCCGAGGTGGCTCTTTGA